One stretch of Clupea harengus chromosome 2, Ch_v2.0.2, whole genome shotgun sequence DNA includes these proteins:
- the col18a1a gene encoding collagen type XVIII alpha 1 chain a isoform X2 has product MSKRCYSWLGPIVICLLIALPPTASQWKEENGLSLLQLIGNPPPSDIEKVYGPDNSPGYVFSQSSNTGQLAHAHLPNPFYRDFSLMFHVKPTTTRPGIIFSVTDATQQIMYVGVKLGAVQGGRQQILLYYTEPDSTTSYLAASFTVPSMQDQWTRFALSVNQDTVTLFFNCDSEPQVVTFERSPDDMDLENGAGIFVGQAGGADSDKFLGVISELKVIGDPRAAELQCDEDGDDSDAASGDYGSGEGEGSPTVSTTPPTLRPIPQPPVTSPKGDSGHRHSGSAGAAGAGSKGEKGDRGYTGDSGPTGPKGESGYGGGGSGRTEKGAKGDRGAGLPGPKGDRGSSGPPGPPGPPGQGAQVVNPGDGSRVQVPGPRGPPGSPGSAGLPGNDGEPGDPGEDGSAGPIGPPGFPGTPGDPGLRGMKGDRGEGQPGPRGLPGPPGPPALGPSRDRHTFADFEGSGFPDLESVRGSPGLPGPPGPPGLPGSPGYGGSSGSGSSGSPGLPGASGPPGPAGQPGLPGRPGPKGDAGDLGLPGAVGEKGSRGDEGTPGTPGQGGLAGLPGPMGPVGQPGPPGPPGPGYRVGFDDMEGSGVGSFAGGPGVRGPDGVQGPPGIPGFAGKPGFPGLTGQKGNEGSQGRDGRPGLDGFPGPQGPKGDRGDKGERGDAGRDGAGLPGPPGLPGPPGQITYHSGSHDGVGIPGPEGNPGLQGQAGFPGPMGPKGTQGDPGLPGIAIKGDKGDPGAIIGPDGNAIYFAGSGGHKGDVGPPGPVGPAGQYGPEGPKGEIGFPGRPGRPGVNGYKGEKGDPSTGSGYAYPGPPGPPGAPGPPGPAQPLDRFNRYDDSSRNYPAAKGDKGDRGDAGLPGTPGTAYDIDYHSVIGKLKGEQGDTGLKGEKGEPAGGYYDPRYGGGQGHPGPPGNPGLPGPKGDSIRGPPGPEGPPGTPGVGYDGRPGTEGPPGPPGPPGSPSHPGAYRPTISIPGPPGPAGPPGHPGQSSAVTVQRSYEVIATARTYPEGTLIFEVEKSSLYIRVREGIRQVVLGDYLPFFSGLDNEVAAAQPPPVIHYPPDHGAGSATRPIEPPPHQPPPHQPPPHQPPPQQPPPQQPVDVAPREPETRPDTRYPPHSDPRYPSNPDHRYPSQAHPRYPPHTDPRQPTYPVTPVRRPAPDPQPVRPVDTTGPGLHLIALNAPQVGNMRGIRGADFLCFQQARAVSLAGTYRAFLSSKLQDLYSIVRKSDRENLPIKNIKGQVLFNSWESLFSEAEGRMKDNAPIYSFDGRDILRDSAWPEKMVWHGSSPRGQRQTDNYCETWRTGDRAVTGLASSLQSGQLLQQTASSCTGSYIVLCIENSYISHSKK; this is encoded by the exons AGGAAAATGGACTGTCCCTACTGCAGCTTATCGGGAACCCTCCTCCATCCGACATCGAGAAGGTCTACGGCCCGGACAACAGCCCCGGCTACGTGTTCAGCCAAAGCTCTAACACGGGGCAGCTGGCGCACGCCCACCTGCCCAACCCCTTCTACCGCGACTTCTCGCTCATGTTCCACGTGAAGCCCACCACCACGCGGCCCGGCATCATCTTCTCCGTCACCGACGCCACGCAGCAGATCATGTACGTGGGCGTGAAGCTAGGAGCCGTGCAGGGCGGCCGCCAGCAGATCCTCCTCTATTACACGGAGCCCGACTCCACCACCTCCTACCTGGCGGCCAGCTTCACTGTGCCCTCCATGCAGGACCAGTGGACCCGCTTCGCCCTCAGCGTCAACCAGGACACAGTGACGCTCTTCTTCAACTGTGACTCTGAGCCACAGGTCGTGACCTTCGAACGTTCGCCCGACGACATGGATCTGGAGAATGGCGCGGGCATCTTCGTTGGGCAGGCCGGTGGGGCAGACAGCGATAAATTCCTG ggtgtTATTTCAGAGCTGAAGGTCATCGGAGATCCCCGAGCTGCAGAGCTGCaatgtgatgaagatggagatgACTCAGACGCA GCCTCGGGCGATTACggaagtggagagggagaggggagcccCACAGTCTCG ACTACACCTCCAACCCTGCGGCCAATCCCACAGCCCCCAGTGACATCACCGAAAGGCGACTCCGGCCACAGACACTCCG GTAGCGCAGGTGCGGCCGGAGCGGGCTCGAAAGGAGAGAAGGGCGACAGAGGATACACAGGAGACAGCGGTCCAACTGGGCCGAAGGGAGAGAGTGGCTACGGCGGAGGAGGGAGCGGGCGCACAGAGAAG gGTGCCAAAGGAGACAGG GGTGCTGGATTACCTGGTCCTAAAGGGGACCGTGGTTCTTCTGGGCCTCCTGGACCACCTGGGCCACCAGGACAGGGAGCCCAGGTTGTGAACCCTGGCGACGGTTCACGGGTTCAGGTCCCAGGACCCAGGGGACCACCAGGATCACCTGGCTCTGCTGGTCTGCCTGGAAACGATGGAGAACCT GGTGACCCTGGTGAAGATGGCAGTGCT GGGCCTATCGGACCTCCTGGATTCCCTGGGACGCCAGGAGATCCCGGACTAAGAGGAATGAAG GGTGACCGTGGTGAGGGGCAACCAGGTCCCCGGGGCCTTCCGGGCCCCCCTGGCCCCCCTGCTCTGGGACCATCCCGAGACAGACAT ACCTTCGCGGACTTCGAGGGTTCTGGCTTTCCTGATTTGGAGAGTGTGCGG GGTTCACCTGGACTGCCTGGACCACCGGGACCACCTGGTCTCCCAGGATCTCCAGGCTATGGAGGGTCTTCtggatctgggtcttctgggtcACCTGGACTCCCTGGTGCATCG GGACCTCCTGGCCCTGCAGGGCAACCAGGTCTACCAGGGCGACCAGGACCCAAG GGCGATGCTGGTGATTTGGGTCTGCCTGGAGCAGTTGGCGAAAAG GGCTCCAGGGGGGACGAAGGTACTCCTGGCACTCCAGGACAGGGGGGACTTGCCGGGCTCCCCGGACCCATGGGACCCGTCGGACAACCAGGACCTCCAGGCCCTCCTGGGCCAGGCTACCGTGTTGGCTTT GATGACATGGAGGGGTCTGGGGTGGGCAGCTTTGCTGGTGGACCTGGAGTGAGAGGCCCTGATGGAGTACAG GGCCCTCCTGGTATTCCTGGCTTTGCG GGCAAGCCTGGCTTCCCAGGTCTTACTGGTCAGAAGGGCAATGAGGGGTCTCAGGGCAGAGATGGTCGACCAGGATTGGATGGTTTTCCTGGACCACAG GGACCAAAGGGTGACAGAGGAGAcaaaggagaaaga GGAGATGCTGGTAGAGATGGCGCCGGCCTTCCTGGACCACCTGGCCTGCCTGGACCCCCAGGGCAGATCACCTACCATTCTGgaagt CATGATGGAGTGGGTATACCAGGACCTGAG GGTAATCCTGGACTGCAGGGTCAAGCAGGATTCCCT GGCCCGATGGGACCTAAAGGTACTCAAGGTGATCCAGGTCTGCCAGGAATTGCAATCAAG GGTGACAAAGGAGATCCTGGAGCGATCATTGGGCCTGATGGCAATGCCATTTACTTTGCTGGCTCGGGTGGACACAAG GGAGACGTGGGACCTCCTGGACCAGTTGGGCCAGCT GGGCAATATGGTCCAGAAGGGCCAAAGGGTGAAATCGGTTTCCCTGGCAGACCA GGTCGTCCTGGTGTTAATGGCtacaaaggagaaaaagggGATCCATCAACAGGATCTGGTTATGCCTACCCT GGTCCCCCAGGACCTCCCGGGGCTCCTGGTCCACCAGGTCCTGCTCAGCCTTTGGACAGGTTTAAT AGATATGATGATTCATCAAGGAACTACCCTG cTGCAAAGGGAGATAAAGGAGACCGAGGGGATGCCGGCCTTCCAGGAACCCCAG gCACTGCCTATGACATCGACTATCATTCAGTTATAGGG AAATTGAAAGGAGAGCAAGGCGATACCGGcctgaagggagagaaaggagaaccAGCAGGAGGATACTATGATCCACGCTACGGAGGGGGACAGGGGCATCCGGGACCCCCTGGAAATCCAGGACTTCCA GGTCCGAAGGGAGACTCCATCAGAGGACCTCCTGGACCCGAGGGTCCACCCGGTACCCCAGGAGTTGGTTATGATGGTCGCCCAGGCACTGAAGGCCCCCCTGGGCCTCCCGGTCCCCCAGGATCACCTTCTCATCCCGGAGCTTACCGACCCA CCATTAGTATACCTGGACCTCCTGGTCCTGCCGGGCCACCTGGGCACCCTGGACAATCATCTGCT GTCACCGTTCAGAGGTCATATGAGGTGATTGCAACTGCAAGGACGTATCCAGAGGGCACCTTGATCTTTGAAGTGGAAAAGAGCAGTCTCTACATCAGAGTCCGAGAAGGCATCCGTCAAGTTGTG ctTGGAGATTATCTGCCATTCTTCAGTGGTCTG gacaatgaggtagctgctgcCCAGCCTCCCCCAGTTATCCACTACCCGCCAGACCACGGAGCCGGCAGCGCCACCCGACCCATCGAGCCACCACCCCACCAGCCACCACCCCACCAGCCACCACCCCACCAGCCACCGCCCCAGCAGCCACCGCCCCAGCAGCCCGTTGACGTCGCCCCCCGCGAGCCAGAGACGCGCCCCGACACCCGCTACCCACCTCACTCCGATCCCAGATACCCCTCGAATCCTGACCACAGATACCCCTCGCAGGCGCACCCAAGATACCCTCCCCACACCGACCCCAGGCAACCCACCTACCCTGTTACCCCTGTGCGTAGGCCCGCTCCAGATCCCCAGCCCGTCAGACCTGTGGACACTACAGGCCCAGGG CTGCATCTGATAGCCCTGAATGCACCCCAAGTGGGCAACATGCGTGGCATCCGCGGGGCAGACTTCTTGTGCTTCCAACAGGCCCGTGCCGTGAGCTTGGCGGGCACCTACAGGGCCTTCCTGTCCTCCAAACTACAGGACCTCTACAGCATCGTGCGCAAGTCCGACAGGGAGAACCTGCCCATCAAGAACATCAAG GGCCAAGTGCTGTTCAACAGCTGGGAGTCTCTCTTCTCGGAGGCTGAGGGCAGGATGAAGGACAACGCTCCCATCTACTCCTTTGATGGCCGAGACATCCTCAGGGACAGTGCATG GCCAGAGAAGATGGTCTGGCACGGCTCCAGCCCGCGGGGTCAACGGCAGACAGACAACTACTGTGAGACGTGGAGGACAGGCGACCGGGCAGTGACAGGCCTGGCCTCCTCCCTGCAGTCCGGCCAGCTCCTTCAGCAGACAGCCAGCAGCTGCACCGGCTCCTACATAGTGCTGTGCATCGAGAACAGCTACATCTCACATTCCaaaaagtaa
- the col18a1a gene encoding collagen type XVIII alpha 1 chain a isoform X1: MSKLGMLLGLPLFLCLLCVGLSEGWLWWEGAKDDKQTATPANVRPETQRRKEENGLSLLQLIGNPPPSDIEKVYGPDNSPGYVFSQSSNTGQLAHAHLPNPFYRDFSLMFHVKPTTTRPGIIFSVTDATQQIMYVGVKLGAVQGGRQQILLYYTEPDSTTSYLAASFTVPSMQDQWTRFALSVNQDTVTLFFNCDSEPQVVTFERSPDDMDLENGAGIFVGQAGGADSDKFLGVISELKVIGDPRAAELQCDEDGDDSDAASGDYGSGEGEGSPTVSTTPPTLRPIPQPPVTSPKGDSGHRHSGSAGAAGAGSKGEKGDRGYTGDSGPTGPKGESGYGGGGSGRTEKGAKGDRGAGLPGPKGDRGSSGPPGPPGPPGQGAQVVNPGDGSRVQVPGPRGPPGSPGSAGLPGNDGEPGDPGEDGSAGPIGPPGFPGTPGDPGLRGMKGDRGEGQPGPRGLPGPPGPPALGPSRDRHTFADFEGSGFPDLESVRGSPGLPGPPGPPGLPGSPGYGGSSGSGSSGSPGLPGASGPPGPAGQPGLPGRPGPKGDAGDLGLPGAVGEKGSRGDEGTPGTPGQGGLAGLPGPMGPVGQPGPPGPPGPGYRVGFDDMEGSGVGSFAGGPGVRGPDGVQGPPGIPGFAGKPGFPGLTGQKGNEGSQGRDGRPGLDGFPGPQGPKGDRGDKGERGDAGRDGAGLPGPPGLPGPPGQITYHSGSHDGVGIPGPEGNPGLQGQAGFPGPMGPKGTQGDPGLPGIAIKGDKGDPGAIIGPDGNAIYFAGSGGHKGDVGPPGPVGPAGQYGPEGPKGEIGFPGRPGRPGVNGYKGEKGDPSTGSGYAYPGPPGPPGAPGPPGPAQPLDRFNRYDDSSRNYPAAKGDKGDRGDAGLPGTPGTAYDIDYHSVIGKLKGEQGDTGLKGEKGEPAGGYYDPRYGGGQGHPGPPGNPGLPGPKGDSIRGPPGPEGPPGTPGVGYDGRPGTEGPPGPPGPPGSPSHPGAYRPTISIPGPPGPAGPPGHPGQSSAVTVQRSYEVIATARTYPEGTLIFEVEKSSLYIRVREGIRQVVLGDYLPFFSGLDNEVAAAQPPPVIHYPPDHGAGSATRPIEPPPHQPPPHQPPPHQPPPQQPPPQQPVDVAPREPETRPDTRYPPHSDPRYPSNPDHRYPSQAHPRYPPHTDPRQPTYPVTPVRRPAPDPQPVRPVDTTGPGLHLIALNAPQVGNMRGIRGADFLCFQQARAVSLAGTYRAFLSSKLQDLYSIVRKSDRENLPIKNIKGQVLFNSWESLFSEAEGRMKDNAPIYSFDGRDILRDSAWPEKMVWHGSSPRGQRQTDNYCETWRTGDRAVTGLASSLQSGQLLQQTASSCTGSYIVLCIENSYISHSKK; encoded by the exons AGGAAAATGGACTGTCCCTACTGCAGCTTATCGGGAACCCTCCTCCATCCGACATCGAGAAGGTCTACGGCCCGGACAACAGCCCCGGCTACGTGTTCAGCCAAAGCTCTAACACGGGGCAGCTGGCGCACGCCCACCTGCCCAACCCCTTCTACCGCGACTTCTCGCTCATGTTCCACGTGAAGCCCACCACCACGCGGCCCGGCATCATCTTCTCCGTCACCGACGCCACGCAGCAGATCATGTACGTGGGCGTGAAGCTAGGAGCCGTGCAGGGCGGCCGCCAGCAGATCCTCCTCTATTACACGGAGCCCGACTCCACCACCTCCTACCTGGCGGCCAGCTTCACTGTGCCCTCCATGCAGGACCAGTGGACCCGCTTCGCCCTCAGCGTCAACCAGGACACAGTGACGCTCTTCTTCAACTGTGACTCTGAGCCACAGGTCGTGACCTTCGAACGTTCGCCCGACGACATGGATCTGGAGAATGGCGCGGGCATCTTCGTTGGGCAGGCCGGTGGGGCAGACAGCGATAAATTCCTG ggtgtTATTTCAGAGCTGAAGGTCATCGGAGATCCCCGAGCTGCAGAGCTGCaatgtgatgaagatggagatgACTCAGACGCA GCCTCGGGCGATTACggaagtggagagggagaggggagcccCACAGTCTCG ACTACACCTCCAACCCTGCGGCCAATCCCACAGCCCCCAGTGACATCACCGAAAGGCGACTCCGGCCACAGACACTCCG GTAGCGCAGGTGCGGCCGGAGCGGGCTCGAAAGGAGAGAAGGGCGACAGAGGATACACAGGAGACAGCGGTCCAACTGGGCCGAAGGGAGAGAGTGGCTACGGCGGAGGAGGGAGCGGGCGCACAGAGAAG gGTGCCAAAGGAGACAGG GGTGCTGGATTACCTGGTCCTAAAGGGGACCGTGGTTCTTCTGGGCCTCCTGGACCACCTGGGCCACCAGGACAGGGAGCCCAGGTTGTGAACCCTGGCGACGGTTCACGGGTTCAGGTCCCAGGACCCAGGGGACCACCAGGATCACCTGGCTCTGCTGGTCTGCCTGGAAACGATGGAGAACCT GGTGACCCTGGTGAAGATGGCAGTGCT GGGCCTATCGGACCTCCTGGATTCCCTGGGACGCCAGGAGATCCCGGACTAAGAGGAATGAAG GGTGACCGTGGTGAGGGGCAACCAGGTCCCCGGGGCCTTCCGGGCCCCCCTGGCCCCCCTGCTCTGGGACCATCCCGAGACAGACAT ACCTTCGCGGACTTCGAGGGTTCTGGCTTTCCTGATTTGGAGAGTGTGCGG GGTTCACCTGGACTGCCTGGACCACCGGGACCACCTGGTCTCCCAGGATCTCCAGGCTATGGAGGGTCTTCtggatctgggtcttctgggtcACCTGGACTCCCTGGTGCATCG GGACCTCCTGGCCCTGCAGGGCAACCAGGTCTACCAGGGCGACCAGGACCCAAG GGCGATGCTGGTGATTTGGGTCTGCCTGGAGCAGTTGGCGAAAAG GGCTCCAGGGGGGACGAAGGTACTCCTGGCACTCCAGGACAGGGGGGACTTGCCGGGCTCCCCGGACCCATGGGACCCGTCGGACAACCAGGACCTCCAGGCCCTCCTGGGCCAGGCTACCGTGTTGGCTTT GATGACATGGAGGGGTCTGGGGTGGGCAGCTTTGCTGGTGGACCTGGAGTGAGAGGCCCTGATGGAGTACAG GGCCCTCCTGGTATTCCTGGCTTTGCG GGCAAGCCTGGCTTCCCAGGTCTTACTGGTCAGAAGGGCAATGAGGGGTCTCAGGGCAGAGATGGTCGACCAGGATTGGATGGTTTTCCTGGACCACAG GGACCAAAGGGTGACAGAGGAGAcaaaggagaaaga GGAGATGCTGGTAGAGATGGCGCCGGCCTTCCTGGACCACCTGGCCTGCCTGGACCCCCAGGGCAGATCACCTACCATTCTGgaagt CATGATGGAGTGGGTATACCAGGACCTGAG GGTAATCCTGGACTGCAGGGTCAAGCAGGATTCCCT GGCCCGATGGGACCTAAAGGTACTCAAGGTGATCCAGGTCTGCCAGGAATTGCAATCAAG GGTGACAAAGGAGATCCTGGAGCGATCATTGGGCCTGATGGCAATGCCATTTACTTTGCTGGCTCGGGTGGACACAAG GGAGACGTGGGACCTCCTGGACCAGTTGGGCCAGCT GGGCAATATGGTCCAGAAGGGCCAAAGGGTGAAATCGGTTTCCCTGGCAGACCA GGTCGTCCTGGTGTTAATGGCtacaaaggagaaaaagggGATCCATCAACAGGATCTGGTTATGCCTACCCT GGTCCCCCAGGACCTCCCGGGGCTCCTGGTCCACCAGGTCCTGCTCAGCCTTTGGACAGGTTTAAT AGATATGATGATTCATCAAGGAACTACCCTG cTGCAAAGGGAGATAAAGGAGACCGAGGGGATGCCGGCCTTCCAGGAACCCCAG gCACTGCCTATGACATCGACTATCATTCAGTTATAGGG AAATTGAAAGGAGAGCAAGGCGATACCGGcctgaagggagagaaaggagaaccAGCAGGAGGATACTATGATCCACGCTACGGAGGGGGACAGGGGCATCCGGGACCCCCTGGAAATCCAGGACTTCCA GGTCCGAAGGGAGACTCCATCAGAGGACCTCCTGGACCCGAGGGTCCACCCGGTACCCCAGGAGTTGGTTATGATGGTCGCCCAGGCACTGAAGGCCCCCCTGGGCCTCCCGGTCCCCCAGGATCACCTTCTCATCCCGGAGCTTACCGACCCA CCATTAGTATACCTGGACCTCCTGGTCCTGCCGGGCCACCTGGGCACCCTGGACAATCATCTGCT GTCACCGTTCAGAGGTCATATGAGGTGATTGCAACTGCAAGGACGTATCCAGAGGGCACCTTGATCTTTGAAGTGGAAAAGAGCAGTCTCTACATCAGAGTCCGAGAAGGCATCCGTCAAGTTGTG ctTGGAGATTATCTGCCATTCTTCAGTGGTCTG gacaatgaggtagctgctgcCCAGCCTCCCCCAGTTATCCACTACCCGCCAGACCACGGAGCCGGCAGCGCCACCCGACCCATCGAGCCACCACCCCACCAGCCACCACCCCACCAGCCACCACCCCACCAGCCACCGCCCCAGCAGCCACCGCCCCAGCAGCCCGTTGACGTCGCCCCCCGCGAGCCAGAGACGCGCCCCGACACCCGCTACCCACCTCACTCCGATCCCAGATACCCCTCGAATCCTGACCACAGATACCCCTCGCAGGCGCACCCAAGATACCCTCCCCACACCGACCCCAGGCAACCCACCTACCCTGTTACCCCTGTGCGTAGGCCCGCTCCAGATCCCCAGCCCGTCAGACCTGTGGACACTACAGGCCCAGGG CTGCATCTGATAGCCCTGAATGCACCCCAAGTGGGCAACATGCGTGGCATCCGCGGGGCAGACTTCTTGTGCTTCCAACAGGCCCGTGCCGTGAGCTTGGCGGGCACCTACAGGGCCTTCCTGTCCTCCAAACTACAGGACCTCTACAGCATCGTGCGCAAGTCCGACAGGGAGAACCTGCCCATCAAGAACATCAAG GGCCAAGTGCTGTTCAACAGCTGGGAGTCTCTCTTCTCGGAGGCTGAGGGCAGGATGAAGGACAACGCTCCCATCTACTCCTTTGATGGCCGAGACATCCTCAGGGACAGTGCATG GCCAGAGAAGATGGTCTGGCACGGCTCCAGCCCGCGGGGTCAACGGCAGACAGACAACTACTGTGAGACGTGGAGGACAGGCGACCGGGCAGTGACAGGCCTGGCCTCCTCCCTGCAGTCCGGCCAGCTCCTTCAGCAGACAGCCAGCAGCTGCACCGGCTCCTACATAGTGCTGTGCATCGAGAACAGCTACATCTCACATTCCaaaaagtaa